The Blastocatellia bacterium genome has a window encoding:
- a CDS encoding DUF3782 domain-containing protein produces MTREEVLQWLRTELPPMLREDPMFRAQVIGLLSEALVTKAEFTQMLDELRAMRLESERQFAQGHARHDAHDQRFDQVDQRFDQVEQHLTAHDQRFDQVDQRLSTHDQLLEDLRAEVAKVAVSVGALGGRMGWKMEDVIRRVIEHFSGLRKLKAKPFTIIDDTGECFQSGATIEFDALVTNGRKFLVEVKSYAKPGDVWAFHRKARFAEKKLNETFDKVLIAPAASQAALDLANELGITCYTFSVEG; encoded by the coding sequence ATGACACGTGAAGAAGTATTACAGTGGCTGAGAACGGAGCTTCCTCCTATGCTCCGCGAAGACCCGATGTTTCGGGCGCAAGTCATCGGTTTGCTTAGCGAGGCATTGGTCACCAAGGCCGAATTCACACAGATGCTGGATGAATTGAGAGCCATGCGCCTTGAATCTGAACGACAGTTCGCCCAGGGTCATGCGCGCCACGATGCTCACGACCAACGCTTCGATCAGGTTGACCAACGCTTCGACCAGGTTGAGCAGCACCTGACCGCTCACGATCAACGCTTCGATCAGGTTGACCAACGTCTGTCCACTCATGATCAACTCTTGGAAGACTTGCGCGCAGAGGTCGCTAAAGTCGCTGTCAGTGTTGGAGCCCTAGGCGGGCGCATGGGCTGGAAGATGGAGGATGTCATTCGCAGGGTTATCGAACACTTCTCCGGTTTACGAAAATTGAAAGCCAAGCCGTTCACCATCATTGATGATACCGGCGAATGTTTTCAGTCCGGAGCGACTATTGAGTTCGATGCGCTTGTCACCAACGGTCGCAAGTTTCTCGTCGAAGTAAAAAGCTACGCCAAGCCGGGTGACGTCTGGGCATTCCATCGCAAAGCCCGATTCGCGGAGAAGAAGCTCAACGAAACGTTCGACAAGGTGTTGATCGCGCCGGCTGCTTCGCAAGCGGCATTGGACTTAGCCAACGAGCTAGGCATCACTTGTTACACATTTAGTGTCGAGGGATAG
- a CDS encoding thioredoxin domain-containing protein, translated as MNDTERKQATPSHTNRLIHETSPYLLQHAHNPIDWYPWGPEAFEKARREDKPILLSIGYAACHWCHVMAHESFEDEETARLVNEHFVSIKVDREERPDVDMIYMNVVQMLTGHGGWPMTVFLTPDGEPFFGGTYFPPEPRYGMPSFKQLLLNVAEVYRTRRDDITANARQIMEELQHISAPTLVEGEVTADVLDQAYVRLYRSFDEQHGGFGAAPKFPAAMNLIFLLRYYQRTKRPEALHMVELSLTKMAYGGIYDQLGGGFHRYSTDEKWLVPHFEKMLYDNALLSRVYLYAYQITNKPLYRRIAEETLQYVIREMTAPEGGFYSAQDADSEGVEGKFFVWSPDEIMRVLGEADGTLLCKYFDVTTWGNWEGHSILNVPRPMSVLAKLEGLSEDELRQVIERGRKKLFEHREQRIKPLRDDKIITCWNGLMLRSFAEAAAILNRDDYRQVAIANAEFLLTHLQRDGRLLRTYRDGISKLNAYLEDYALLIDGLLALYEATFELRYLQEARRLADIMIEQFWDDVAGGFYFTSHDHERLITRAKEFYDNATPSGNSVAADVLLRLALYFDVPEYRQRAERILRATIESVRRFPSAFGHLLGALDFYCGAPKEIAVVGRRAAADTQALLRVIFDRFLPNKIVALKEPDDEELVGELIPLLRDRSAIDGRATAYVCQNFTCQRPVTDAAMLGAQLALGRLPME; from the coding sequence ATGAATGACACAGAACGCAAACAGGCGACACCATCGCATACTAATCGGTTGATACACGAAACCAGCCCTTATCTGTTGCAGCACGCGCATAACCCGATTGACTGGTACCCGTGGGGGCCGGAAGCCTTTGAGAAAGCGCGTCGCGAAGACAAGCCAATCCTGCTCAGCATTGGTTATGCAGCCTGCCACTGGTGTCACGTGATGGCCCATGAATCGTTTGAAGATGAAGAGACGGCGCGGCTAGTTAATGAACATTTTGTCAGCATCAAGGTTGATCGGGAAGAACGCCCCGACGTGGATATGATCTACATGAACGTTGTGCAAATGTTGACCGGACACGGCGGGTGGCCGATGACGGTGTTTCTAACACCTGATGGGGAACCGTTCTTCGGTGGAACGTACTTTCCACCTGAGCCGCGCTACGGCATGCCCAGCTTCAAGCAACTGTTGCTCAATGTCGCCGAGGTCTATCGCACGCGGCGCGATGATATAACAGCCAATGCGCGACAGATCATGGAAGAGCTGCAACACATCAGCGCGCCCACGCTGGTCGAAGGCGAGGTGACGGCCGATGTGCTGGATCAAGCATACGTCCGCTTATATCGAAGCTTTGATGAACAACATGGCGGCTTTGGTGCAGCGCCGAAGTTTCCCGCTGCGATGAATCTGATTTTCCTGCTTCGCTACTACCAGCGCACCAAGCGACCGGAAGCGCTCCACATGGTCGAACTGAGCTTGACGAAGATGGCCTATGGCGGGATTTATGATCAGTTGGGCGGCGGCTTTCATCGCTATTCAACAGATGAGAAATGGTTGGTGCCGCATTTTGAGAAGATGTTGTATGACAATGCGCTGCTCAGCCGAGTCTATTTGTACGCTTATCAAATCACCAACAAGCCGCTCTACAGACGCATTGCCGAAGAGACGCTTCAATATGTCATCCGCGAGATGACGGCTCCCGAAGGCGGTTTTTATTCAGCGCAGGACGCAGACAGTGAGGGCGTTGAAGGGAAGTTCTTCGTCTGGTCGCCGGATGAAATCATGCGCGTGTTGGGTGAGGCGGATGGAACGCTGTTGTGCAAGTATTTCGACGTGACGACATGGGGCAATTGGGAAGGCCACAGCATTCTGAATGTTCCGCGGCCAATGAGCGTTCTCGCCAAACTGGAAGGGTTGAGCGAGGATGAGCTGCGCCAGGTCATCGAACGCGGGCGGAAGAAATTGTTCGAGCATCGTGAGCAACGGATCAAACCGCTGCGTGATGACAAGATCATCACCTGTTGGAATGGCCTGATGCTCAGAAGTTTTGCCGAAGCGGCCGCCATCTTGAACCGTGACGATTATCGGCAGGTCGCCATCGCCAATGCTGAGTTTCTACTGACGCATCTACAGCGTGATGGGCGGTTGCTCCGAACATACCGCGATGGCATCAGCAAACTGAACGCTTACTTGGAGGATTACGCGCTGCTGATTGACGGATTGCTCGCCTTGTATGAAGCCACGTTCGAGCTGCGGTATCTGCAGGAAGCGCGGCGCTTGGCTGACATCATGATTGAGCAGTTCTGGGATGACGTGGCCGGGGGCTTTTATTTCACCAGCCACGATCATGAACGGTTGATCACGCGGGCCAAGGAGTTCTACGACAATGCGACGCCGTCCGGCAATTCGGTGGCGGCTGACGTCTTACTGCGATTGGCGCTGTACTTCGATGTTCCGGAGTATCGGCAGCGTGCTGAACGCATCCTGCGCGCAACAATTGAGTCGGTCAGGCGATTTCCGAGCGCATTCGGGCATCTGCTCGGCGCTTTGGATTTTTACTGTGGAGCGCCAAAAGAAATCGCGGTGGTGGGACGGCGGGCTGCTGCCGATACGCAAGCGTTACTGCGCGTCATCTTCGATAGGTTTTTGCCAAATAAGATCGTCGCGCTGAAGGAGCCTGATGATGAGGAACTGGTCGGTGAGTTGATTCCTTTACTGAGGGATCGAAGCGCCATTGATGGTCGGGCAACAGCCTATGTTTGTCAGAACTTCACCTGCCAGAGGCCCGTCACCGACGCAGCCATGCTGGGAGCGCAGCTCGCGCTGGGCAGATTGCCGATGGAATGA
- a CDS encoding MBL fold metallo-hydrolase, translated as MRINVLGSSSAGNATLIESGSTRVLVDAGFSGREIKRRLEAIGQDIATISAIVITHEHADHIRGAPVLSRSLEIPVFVGQRALASWRQGKNDELIQTCRFIAAQEPFQIGSLTFYPFEVPHDAAETLAFTIESAGVKLGFLTDLGYIPQMVAHHLKGCDALILEANHDLEMLRVGPYPWALKQRVMSRHGHLSNDETARFLREQFDGQAEYVVLAHLSQKNNHPDLARLAAVEALASRNPLWAREAERRVRLSYHDRPSEWIEL; from the coding sequence ATGCGGATTAACGTTCTGGGTAGTTCCAGCGCAGGCAATGCGACACTGATCGAGAGCGGCTCGACCCGTGTGCTGGTGGATGCCGGTTTCTCAGGGCGTGAGATCAAGCGCCGGCTTGAGGCCATTGGCCAAGATATTGCCACCATCTCAGCAATCGTCATCACGCATGAGCATGCCGATCATATTCGTGGCGCGCCGGTTCTGTCGCGCTCACTGGAGATTCCGGTGTTTGTCGGGCAACGGGCGCTGGCCTCATGGCGCCAAGGCAAGAACGACGAGTTGATTCAAACCTGCCGGTTCATCGCCGCGCAGGAGCCGTTCCAGATCGGTTCGCTGACGTTCTATCCATTTGAAGTGCCGCACGACGCGGCGGAGACGCTGGCGTTCACCATCGAGTCGGCGGGCGTCAAACTCGGTTTTCTGACCGATCTGGGCTACATCCCGCAAATGGTCGCGCACCATCTGAAAGGGTGTGACGCTCTTATCCTGGAGGCCAACCATGACCTGGAGATGTTGCGCGTTGGACCCTATCCCTGGGCGCTCAAACAGCGTGTCATGAGCCGGCACGGGCATCTGTCCAACGATGAGACGGCACGCTTTCTGCGCGAACAGTTCGACGGACAGGCAGAATATGTCGTGCTGGCTCATCTGAGCCAGAAGAATAATCATCCAGACCTTGCGCGCCTGGCGGCTGTCGAAGCTCTCGCTTCACGCAATCCGCTGTGGGCGCGCGAAGCCGAGCGACGCGTGCGCCTCTCCTACCATGATCGTCCGAGCGAATGGATTGAATTATGA
- a CDS encoding insulinase family protein, which yields MRQRIQKTVLPNGLTILTEEMDHLRSASIGIWVRCGSRHEPITQSGISHFIEHMLFKGTEHRSIHDIAYETDLLGGNLDAFTSYECAGYSTKVLDEHVGRAFDLLADLVSAPLFDPTEIAKERQVILEEIKMIEDAPDELTTELFLKNFWPDHRLGTPISGTEESLNRITRDDLVSYWQQVYSPSNLIVSAAGHLCHEEIVAMADAAFGQRVSNGARPPDNQPRAHVCVVVHRKNHLEQVHMLLGAECPSLRSDDHFPLLMLNTILGGGVSSRLFLKIREEHGLAYAIDAAPLLFSDAGIFAIHAATSPEKVETLLELTIQELRRLKIEPPPPEEFDRAKQLVKASLVLSLDSCSARMAQMARHEIFFGRQLTAEEILQQVEAVTVEDINRLANEVFKPEALALVVVGCVNSLQFEPARLA from the coding sequence ATGAGACAACGCATACAGAAGACCGTCTTGCCAAACGGTCTAACAATACTGACCGAAGAGATGGATCATCTGCGGTCGGCTAGTATTGGCATCTGGGTTCGCTGCGGGTCACGTCATGAGCCGATCACCCAAAGCGGCATTTCACACTTCATCGAACACATGTTATTCAAGGGGACCGAGCACCGCTCGATTCATGACATCGCTTATGAGACTGACCTGCTGGGCGGCAACCTGGACGCATTCACCAGCTATGAATGTGCCGGTTATTCAACTAAAGTCCTCGATGAACACGTGGGACGCGCATTTGATCTGCTGGCCGATTTGGTTTCGGCCCCGCTGTTTGATCCGACGGAAATCGCCAAAGAACGACAAGTCATCCTCGAAGAAATCAAGATGATTGAAGATGCGCCTGACGAGTTGACGACGGAACTCTTCCTGAAAAACTTTTGGCCGGATCACCGGCTGGGCACGCCGATTTCCGGCACCGAAGAGAGTCTCAACCGGATCACCCGCGACGACCTGGTGAGCTACTGGCAGCAAGTCTACTCGCCGAGCAATCTCATTGTTTCAGCCGCCGGGCATCTCTGTCACGAGGAGATCGTGGCGATGGCCGACGCCGCCTTCGGGCAGCGAGTCAGTAACGGCGCCCGCCCGCCCGATAATCAACCACGCGCTCATGTCTGTGTCGTGGTTCATCGGAAAAACCATCTGGAACAAGTCCACATGCTGCTGGGAGCCGAGTGTCCATCGCTACGGTCGGACGACCATTTTCCGCTGCTCATGCTCAACACGATTCTCGGCGGGGGCGTCAGTTCGCGATTGTTTCTGAAAATTCGTGAAGAACACGGCCTGGCCTATGCCATTGATGCGGCGCCGTTGCTGTTTTCCGACGCTGGCATCTTTGCCATTCACGCGGCCACATCGCCGGAAAAAGTCGAGACACTCTTGGAACTGACCATCCAAGAGCTGCGCCGACTAAAAATCGAACCTCCGCCGCCAGAGGAATTCGATCGCGCCAAGCAACTGGTCAAGGCATCACTTGTGCTCAGCTTGGATTCGTGCTCAGCGCGCATGGCACAAATGGCTCGACATGAAATTTTCTTTGGCCGTCAATTGACTGCCGAAGAGATTTTGCAGCAAGTTGAAGCGGTCACCGTTGAAGACATCAATCGCCTGGCCAACGAGGTGTTCAAGCCGGAGGCGCTGGCCCTAGTAGTTGTCGGCTGTGTCAACTCATTGCAGTTTGAGCCAGCCCGGTTAGCCTAG
- a CDS encoding YihY/virulence factor BrkB family protein, which produces MKHVNRWRHAIRCTVIRLIRHVLTGAFLATGLWMLTTLGFSAYANNFGKRDVLYGSRGAGIVLLIGGYISSLVVFIGGEFNAASETNVNDAAWTLIEHACCRYSLDGFDAR; this is translated from the coding sequence ATGAAGCATGTCAACCGCTGGCGCCACGCTATTCGCTGCACCGTGATCCGTCTGATTCGTCACGTGCTGACTGGCGCATTCCTAGCGACCGGCCTGTGGATGCTCACCACACTTGGATTCAGCGCCTACGCGAACAACTTCGGCAAGCGCGACGTCCTCTACGGCAGTCGTGGAGCAGGCATTGTGTTGTTGATCGGGGGGTACATCAGTTCGCTGGTCGTATTCATCGGTGGCGAGTTCAATGCTGCATCGGAAACCAATGTGAACGATGCGGCATGGACCTTGATCGAACACGCTTGTTGCCGGTATAGTCTGGATGGGTTTGATGCACGATGA
- the purQ gene encoding phosphoribosylformylglycinamidine synthase subunit PurQ, which yields MKFGVVVFPGSNCDHDAYHVISKVIGQPVDFIWHRDTHLSGYDAVILPGGFSYGDYLRPGAIARFSPIMKAVKAFAAEGGLVLGICNGFQILCESGLLPGALMRNRTLKFICTFVHIRVEATDTPFTRMYQPGQVLKIPIAHADGNYYCDPETLDELRRENRIIFRYCDVDGNLSDEANPNGSLDHIAGICNRQRNVLGLMPHPERASEEILGSSDGRLLFHSMATVLAELARL from the coding sequence ATGAAGTTTGGCGTGGTGGTCTTCCCTGGCTCCAACTGCGATCATGATGCCTATCACGTCATCAGCAAAGTCATCGGTCAACCGGTTGACTTCATCTGGCATCGCGACACACATCTGAGCGGATATGACGCCGTCATCCTGCCGGGCGGCTTTTCCTATGGCGATTACTTGCGACCCGGCGCCATTGCGCGGTTCAGTCCAATCATGAAAGCCGTGAAAGCATTTGCAGCCGAGGGCGGGCTGGTCTTAGGAATTTGTAACGGATTTCAAATTCTCTGCGAGAGCGGCCTGCTGCCGGGCGCGTTGATGCGCAATCGTACCCTCAAGTTCATCTGCACATTTGTCCACATCCGCGTCGAGGCTACGGATACCCCATTTACGCGGATGTATCAGCCGGGACAGGTCTTGAAAATTCCTATCGCCCACGCCGACGGAAATTATTATTGCGACCCAGAGACACTGGACGAATTACGCCGCGAAAATCGCATCATCTTTCGTTATTGCGACGTTGATGGGAATCTTTCAGACGAAGCCAATCCTAACGGATCACTCGATCACATTGCCGGCATCTGCAATCGCCAACGGAACGTGCTCGGCCTCATGCCACATCCGGAACGAGCCTCGGAAGAGATTCTCGGCAGCAGTGATGGACGTCTGCTGTTTCACTCGATGGCTACTGTGCTAGCCGAGCTGGCACGGCTTTGA
- the purB gene encoding adenylosuccinate lyase, whose amino-acid sequence MIPRYTLPQMGRIWTEENKFRTWLDVEIAVCEAQAEMGMIPAEAVHVIKQKAAFDVTRIHQIEQTVRHDVIAFLTNVAEYVGPEARFIHYGLTSSDVIDTANALLLKQAGALIIADLEQLAQTLQRRAIEFKHTPMVGRTHGMHAEPTTFGLKLALWYADTQRNHQRMQRALETISVGKISGAVGTFAHLDPEVEERVCARLGLKPAPISTQIIQRDRHAEFLATLAIIAACVEKIALEIRHLQRTEVGEVHEHFGEGQKGSSAMPHKRNPIICEQLCGLARLVRSNLQASLENVALWHERDISHSSVERVIFADSCILTDYLLQKVAILIDKLVVHPDRMRKNMDASRGLIFSGALLLALTQAGLAREEAYRLVQQCAMRALDEGEDFRQLVLADPEITAIMPPQQIERVFDLNLQLRNVDKIFARVFQREKA is encoded by the coding sequence ATGATTCCGCGATATACGCTGCCCCAGATGGGGCGCATCTGGACAGAAGAGAACAAATTTCGCACATGGCTGGACGTGGAAATCGCCGTCTGCGAAGCGCAGGCGGAAATGGGCATGATCCCTGCCGAAGCCGTGCACGTGATCAAACAAAAAGCCGCCTTCGATGTCACCCGGATTCACCAGATCGAACAAACAGTGCGCCACGATGTGATAGCCTTCTTGACGAACGTGGCCGAATACGTCGGCCCAGAAGCTCGATTCATTCATTACGGATTGACGTCATCTGATGTGATTGACACAGCCAACGCGCTCTTATTGAAACAAGCCGGCGCATTGATCATCGCCGATTTGGAACAGCTCGCTCAAACGCTTCAGCGGCGCGCTATTGAGTTCAAGCATACGCCGATGGTGGGCCGCACGCATGGGATGCACGCTGAGCCGACAACATTTGGATTGAAACTGGCCCTCTGGTATGCTGACACACAACGCAACCATCAACGCATGCAACGCGCGTTGGAAACGATCAGCGTCGGCAAAATTTCCGGCGCTGTCGGCACGTTCGCGCATCTGGATCCGGAAGTTGAAGAGCGCGTCTGCGCCCGCTTAGGACTAAAGCCAGCGCCAATCTCCACGCAAATTATCCAACGTGACCGACACGCCGAATTTCTTGCTACACTGGCAATCATCGCCGCCTGCGTGGAGAAAATCGCTCTGGAAATTCGGCACCTTCAGCGAACAGAAGTCGGTGAAGTCCACGAGCATTTTGGCGAAGGCCAAAAAGGATCATCGGCAATGCCGCACAAACGAAATCCAATCATCTGTGAACAACTTTGTGGTCTGGCGCGGCTAGTCCGATCTAATCTGCAAGCAAGCCTGGAAAATGTGGCGCTCTGGCATGAACGAGATATTTCTCACTCCTCCGTTGAGCGCGTCATCTTCGCCGACAGTTGCATCCTGACAGACTATCTTCTGCAGAAGGTAGCCATCTTGATTGACAAACTGGTGGTGCATCCTGACCGGATGCGCAAGAACATGGATGCCTCGCGCGGACTCATCTTCAGCGGCGCATTGCTGCTAGCCCTGACGCAAGCGGGACTGGCTCGCGAGGAAGCTTACCGACTTGTGCAACAGTGCGCCATGCGGGCGCTGGACGAAGGCGAAGATTTCCGCCAGTTGGTTCTGGCTGACCCGGAGATCACGGCCATCATGCCGCCCCAGCAAATCGAGCGCGTGTTTGATTTGAATCTCCAATTGCGCAATGTGGATAAGATTTTTGCGCGAGTGTTCCAGCGGGAGAAGGCATGA
- the queC gene encoding 7-cyano-7-deazaguanine synthase QueC: protein MSELAIILLSGGLDSCVTTAIAAERHPLALLHVSYGQRTARRERQAFDQIADFYRVQRRLVADLGYLRQIGGSALTDDRIPVPTSQHGLDGFTTELSATGQIPLTYVPFRNTHLLAIAVSWAEVLGATRIFIGAVAQDSSGYPDCRPEYYAVFNQLVAVGTKPGTHIEVETPLIHLHKSEIVRKGVALGAPLHLTWSCYQAEDRACGRCESCLLRIRAFRQAGVPDPISYSEHANWQVEMGSQRFALQHEV from the coding sequence ATGAGCGAACTAGCCATCATCTTACTGAGCGGCGGCCTGGACAGTTGCGTGACGACGGCGATAGCAGCCGAACGACACCCATTGGCCCTGTTGCATGTCAGCTATGGTCAGCGAACGGCACGGCGCGAACGCCAGGCGTTCGACCAGATCGCCGATTTTTACCGCGTGCAACGCCGACTGGTGGCTGATCTTGGTTATCTCCGTCAGATTGGTGGCTCGGCTTTGACCGACGATCGCATTCCGGTGCCGACCTCCCAGCATGGATTGGATGGGTTCACCACGGAGTTGTCGGCCACCGGTCAAATCCCGCTGACCTATGTTCCATTTCGCAATACGCACCTGTTGGCCATTGCCGTGTCATGGGCCGAGGTGCTTGGAGCCACACGCATTTTCATTGGCGCGGTCGCGCAGGATAGTTCCGGATATCCTGATTGCCGACCGGAATATTACGCTGTGTTCAACCAGCTCGTGGCGGTTGGCACGAAACCGGGAACGCACATTGAAGTTGAGACGCCCCTGATTCATCTGCACAAAAGCGAGATTGTTCGCAAAGGAGTGGCGCTGGGCGCGCCGCTTCATTTGACGTGGTCGTGTTACCAAGCAGAAGATCGCGCCTGCGGCCGATGCGAAAGTTGCCTCTTGCGAATTCGCGCCTTTCGCCAGGCCGGCGTGCCCGACCCGATCTCATACAGCGAGCATGCAAACTGGCAGGTGGAGATGGGCAGTCAGAGATTTGCTCTTCAGCATGAGGTGTGA
- a CDS encoding carboxypeptidase regulatory-like domain-containing protein: MKKINLIMTGIFALGLLAVFSLPASAQTGGIEGQVLRRNADGTKTPVAKAVVDLYRLGIKGSYKAETDKNGRFAHIGLPYGRYAIAVSGEGLAPYYEYNVQIPPGQPIERTFELFPGDGRRLSLADIERIQAQAGTQQPLTPAQQAEQQKQMEEAQKKYEESRKKAAADQVMIKHFEAGKQLASTNQYEPAIAEYKLALEASPDHPQLYVVVGKMAEAYFNLGVERNNSGNRQLAVESFALAAETAKKGADMVPADKAVEKPKLLQLHAQSLGVIARLDNKRVPEAVAAYEQLIQMYTTPEEKLKAQNAIGDIYLNATMPNEAAENYRKTLAADPNNLDALRGLGMALVQTGDESKYQEVVDVLSKFTDKAAKEAASNPKRAQEVEEANQVIFALKEAMKTQPKKKK, from the coding sequence ATGAAGAAAATCAATCTGATTATGACCGGCATCTTTGCGCTGGGATTGTTGGCGGTCTTCTCGTTGCCCGCGTCGGCGCAAACAGGTGGCATCGAAGGTCAGGTGTTGCGACGCAACGCCGATGGAACCAAAACTCCTGTTGCCAAAGCCGTGGTTGATCTGTATCGCCTCGGTATCAAAGGCAGTTACAAAGCGGAGACCGATAAGAATGGACGATTTGCTCACATTGGGTTGCCCTATGGACGCTATGCGATCGCCGTCTCTGGCGAGGGATTGGCTCCGTATTATGAGTACAATGTTCAGATCCCGCCGGGTCAGCCGATAGAACGAACGTTTGAGCTATTCCCTGGCGACGGTCGCCGGCTCTCACTGGCCGACATTGAACGCATTCAAGCGCAAGCTGGCACGCAGCAACCCCTGACGCCCGCTCAGCAGGCCGAGCAGCAAAAGCAGATGGAAGAGGCGCAGAAGAAATACGAGGAGTCCAGGAAGAAGGCCGCGGCTGACCAGGTCATGATTAAGCACTTTGAGGCTGGCAAGCAGTTGGCCAGCACCAATCAGTACGAGCCAGCTATAGCTGAATACAAACTGGCATTGGAAGCCAGCCCCGATCACCCTCAGCTCTATGTCGTCGTTGGCAAAATGGCCGAGGCCTATTTCAATCTGGGCGTTGAGCGCAACAACAGCGGCAATCGCCAATTGGCGGTAGAGTCGTTCGCGCTGGCTGCCGAAACGGCGAAAAAAGGAGCCGACATGGTTCCCGCCGATAAAGCCGTCGAAAAACCCAAACTGCTACAACTGCATGCGCAGTCGCTCGGCGTCATCGCGCGGCTTGACAACAAGCGGGTCCCCGAGGCCGTCGCCGCTTACGAGCAATTGATCCAGATGTACACCACGCCGGAAGAGAAGCTGAAAGCGCAAAATGCCATCGGCGACATCTACCTGAACGCTACCATGCCCAATGAAGCGGCTGAAAACTATCGTAAAACGCTGGCGGCTGATCCCAATAATCTGGATGCCTTGCGTGGCCTTGGCATGGCGCTTGTACAGACCGGCGATGAATCGAAATATCAAGAAGTCGTTGACGTGCTGAGCAAGTTTACCGACAAAGCGGCCAAGGAAGCTGCCAGCAACCCGAAGCGAGCGCAGGAAGTTGAAGAAGCCAATCAAGTCATCTTCGCGCTGAAGGAAGCCATGAAAACACAGCCGAAGAAGAAGAAATAA
- the purS gene encoding phosphoribosylformylglycinamidine synthase subunit PurS, whose protein sequence is MKAKILVTLKKTVLDPQGQTILQAVRTLGYETIHEIRQGKYFEITLDDSVNPDDARAQMEQLARDVLSNPVLEEYNVLLEESS, encoded by the coding sequence ATGAAAGCCAAGATTCTGGTGACGTTGAAAAAGACCGTCCTTGATCCGCAAGGGCAAACAATTTTACAGGCAGTGAGAACATTAGGATACGAGACGATCCACGAGATCCGGCAAGGGAAATACTTTGAAATCACACTGGACGATTCAGTGAATCCTGATGACGCTCGCGCCCAGATGGAGCAACTGGCCCGCGACGTTCTTTCCAATCCGGTGCTGGAAGAATATAACGTGCTGTTGGAGGAGTCCTCATGA
- the ubiE gene encoding bifunctional demethylmenaquinone methyltransferase/2-methoxy-6-polyprenyl-1,4-benzoquinol methylase UbiE, with product MQVNTTSKGAQVRQMFAAIAHRYDLLNHLLSLNTDRRWRRVTAQKLASVLQRPGAVALDLCCGTADLSLALSRHAQVVGLDFCHPMLVRGQEKIASRRARVVLAEGDALSLPFPDGQFDAVTIAFGLRNLDDVTQGLNEMYRMLRPGGAAAILEFSRPVVPVFRQLFAIYFRHVVPRLGAIVSGVNGAYQYLHDSVQSFPDQEQLAAKMRQLGFVNVVYHNLTGGIAALHIGEKP from the coding sequence ATGCAAGTAAACACGACCAGCAAAGGCGCTCAGGTTCGGCAGATGTTCGCTGCCATTGCTCACCGTTATGACCTGTTGAATCATCTGCTCTCACTGAACACTGACCGACGCTGGCGGCGCGTGACAGCTCAAAAGCTTGCCTCGGTATTGCAGCGGCCCGGAGCCGTTGCGCTAGACCTATGCTGCGGGACAGCCGACCTGTCGTTGGCGCTCAGTCGGCACGCGCAGGTCGTTGGCCTAGACTTCTGTCATCCGATGCTCGTGCGTGGGCAGGAAAAAATTGCCTCCCGCCGCGCGCGCGTGGTCTTGGCCGAAGGCGATGCCTTGAGCTTGCCCTTTCCCGACGGCCAATTCGATGCTGTGACAATTGCCTTTGGATTGCGAAATCTGGACGACGTCACTCAGGGACTGAACGAGATGTATCGTATGCTCAGACCTGGAGGGGCGGCAGCAATCTTGGAATTTTCTCGACCTGTTGTGCCGGTGTTTCGGCAGCTCTTTGCGATCTACTTCAGGCACGTCGTGCCGCGCCTCGGTGCAATCGTCTCAGGCGTCAACGGCGCCTATCAATATCTGCATGACTCGGTTCAATCCTTCCCCGATCAAGAACAGCTTGCCGCCAAGATGCGACAGCTTGGATTTGTGAATGTGGTCTATCACAACCTCACCGGCGGCATTGCGGCTCTTCATATTGGAGAGAAACCTTGA